A stretch of Shinella zoogloeoides DNA encodes these proteins:
- a CDS encoding GFA family protein, with the protein MKYEGSCHCGNVAFEVEGEFDSGLDCNCSMCRRRGGLLAFVPRENLVLTTPEENVATYTFNRHVIKHHFCANCGIAPYGEGSDPKGNRMAAVNLRCIPAIDLETLTINKVDGRSF; encoded by the coding sequence ATGAAATATGAAGGAAGCTGCCATTGCGGCAATGTCGCCTTCGAGGTGGAGGGTGAGTTCGACAGCGGTCTCGACTGCAACTGTTCCATGTGCCGCCGGCGCGGCGGCCTGCTCGCCTTCGTGCCGCGCGAGAACCTCGTGCTGACGACGCCGGAGGAGAATGTGGCGACCTACACCTTCAACCGCCACGTCATAAAACATCATTTCTGCGCCAATTGCGGCATCGCGCCCTATGGCGAGGGAAGTGATCCGAAGGGGAACAGGATGGCCGCGGTGAACCTGCGCTGCATCCCCGCGATCGATCTCGAAACCTTGACGATCAACAAGGTGGACGGGCGCTCGTTCTGA
- a CDS encoding GFA family protein, whose translation MSRPTLPLNGACRCGRVKIRISAPPLLTMACHCTGCQRMSGSAYSLSAAIPSEGFAVTEGEPVVAGASPEAGHHFCPHCMTWMFTRPAGMDFFVNVRPTMLENTSWISPFIETYTSERLAWATTPAVHSYEKFPPMEDYEGLVAAYAASVA comes from the coding sequence ATGTCGCGACCGACCTTGCCGCTGAACGGAGCCTGCCGTTGCGGGCGGGTGAAAATCCGCATCAGCGCACCGCCGCTCCTGACCATGGCCTGCCATTGCACCGGCTGCCAGCGCATGTCCGGCAGTGCCTATTCGCTGAGCGCGGCGATCCCGTCCGAAGGGTTTGCCGTCACGGAAGGTGAGCCGGTCGTTGCCGGGGCCAGCCCCGAGGCAGGGCATCACTTCTGCCCGCATTGCATGACCTGGATGTTCACGCGGCCGGCGGGCATGGATTTCTTCGTCAATGTCCGGCCGACCATGCTTGAAAACACAAGCTGGATCAGCCCCTTCATCGAGACCTATACGAGCGAGAGGCTTGCCTGGGCCACGACGCCCGCCGTGCACAGCTATGAGAAATTCCCGCCGATGGAAGACTACGAGGGGCTTGTCGCCGCCTATGCGGCGAGCGTTGCCTGA
- the tdh gene encoding L-threonine 3-dehydrogenase, with amino-acid sequence MSNMMRALVKAKPEVGLWMETVPVPEVGPNDVLIRVKKSAICGTDVHIWNWDQWAQKTIPVPMVVGHEFVGEIAEVGSAVTKYHVGERVSGEGHIVCGKCRNCRAGRGHLCHYTKGVGVNRPGSFGEFVCIPEHNVVPIPDDVPDEVAAIFDPFGNAVHTALSFDLVGEDVLVTGAGPIGIMGAMVAKRSGARKVVITDINPVRLDLARKVGIDHVVDASKEDLAEVMGKIGMTEGFDVGLEMSGAPPAFRSMIDTMNNGGKIAILGIAPDGFGIDWNKVIFKMLTLKGIYGREMFETWYKMIAFVQGGLDLSPIITHRIGIDDFREGFEAMRSGNSGKVVMDWH; translated from the coding sequence ATGTCGAACATGATGCGTGCGCTGGTTAAAGCAAAACCTGAAGTCGGCCTCTGGATGGAGACCGTGCCGGTGCCGGAGGTCGGCCCGAACGACGTGCTGATCCGGGTGAAGAAGTCCGCCATCTGCGGCACGGACGTGCACATCTGGAACTGGGACCAGTGGGCGCAGAAGACCATTCCTGTGCCCATGGTCGTCGGCCATGAATTCGTCGGCGAGATCGCCGAAGTCGGCTCGGCCGTCACCAAGTACCATGTCGGGGAAAGGGTCTCGGGCGAGGGACACATCGTCTGCGGCAAGTGCCGCAACTGCCGCGCTGGGCGCGGGCACCTCTGCCACTATACCAAGGGCGTCGGTGTCAATCGTCCCGGCTCCTTCGGCGAGTTCGTCTGCATTCCCGAGCATAATGTCGTGCCGATCCCGGATGACGTGCCGGACGAGGTGGCGGCGATCTTCGATCCTTTCGGCAATGCCGTGCACACGGCGCTTTCCTTCGACCTCGTTGGCGAGGACGTGCTCGTTACCGGTGCAGGGCCGATCGGCATCATGGGGGCGATGGTGGCGAAGCGTTCCGGCGCCCGCAAGGTCGTCATCACGGATATCAATCCGGTGCGCCTCGACCTCGCCCGCAAGGTCGGCATCGACCATGTGGTCGACGCCTCGAAGGAGGACCTTGCCGAGGTGATGGGCAAGATCGGCATGACGGAGGGTTTCGACGTCGGCCTCGAAATGTCGGGCGCGCCGCCGGCCTTCCGCTCGATGATCGACACGATGAACAACGGCGGCAAGATTGCCATCCTCGGCATCGCGCCGGATGGATTCGGCATCGACTGGAACAAGGTGATCTTCAAGATGCTCACGCTGAAGGGCATCTACGGGCGCGAGATGTTCGAGACCTGGTACAAGATGATCGCCTTCGTGCAGGGCGGGCTCGACCTTTCGCCGATCATCACCCACCGCATCGGGATCGACGACTTCCGGGAGGGCTTCGAGGCGATGCGCTCGGGCAATTCCGGCAAGGTCGTCATGGATTGGCACTGA
- a CDS encoding glycine C-acetyltransferase: MTSAFLAHLRTEIDGLKSAGLYKAERVITSKQAGEIAVASGERVLNFCANNYLGLADNEELAEAGKKALDRYGYGMASVRFICGTQEEHKQLEARISSFLGLEDTILYSSCFDANGGLFETLLSEEDAIISDALNHASIIDGVRLSKAKRFRYANNDMAALEEELKKAEGSRFKMIATDGVFSMDGIIANLQGVCDLAEKYGAMVMVDDSHAVGFVGKHGRGSAEHCGVEGRVDIITGTLGKALGGASGGYTSGKREVVEWLRQRSRPYLFSNTLAPVIAAASLKVFDLIDNGDALRKRLYANADLFRAEMTKLGFTLAGEGHPIIPVMLGDASLAQDMASRMLAKGVYVIGFSFPVVPRGQARIRTQMSAAHGEADVRRAIDVFAEVGRELGVI, from the coding sequence ATGACCTCCGCTTTCCTCGCCCATCTTCGAACCGAAATCGACGGCCTGAAATCCGCCGGCCTCTACAAGGCCGAGCGCGTCATCACCTCCAAGCAGGCCGGCGAGATCGCCGTCGCCTCCGGCGAGCGCGTGCTGAATTTCTGCGCTAACAACTATCTCGGCCTTGCCGACAATGAAGAGCTGGCCGAGGCCGGTAAAAAGGCCCTCGACCGCTACGGCTACGGCATGGCCTCCGTGCGTTTCATCTGCGGCACGCAGGAGGAGCACAAGCAGCTCGAGGCGCGCATCTCGTCCTTCCTCGGGCTGGAAGACACGATCCTCTATTCCTCCTGCTTCGATGCCAATGGCGGTCTCTTCGAGACGCTGCTTTCCGAGGAAGACGCCATCATCTCCGATGCGCTGAACCACGCCTCGATCATCGATGGCGTGCGGCTCTCCAAGGCCAAGCGCTTCCGCTATGCCAACAACGACATGGCGGCTCTGGAGGAGGAACTGAAGAAGGCCGAGGGCAGCCGCTTCAAGATGATCGCGACGGACGGCGTCTTCTCGATGGACGGCATCATCGCCAATCTGCAGGGCGTCTGCGACCTTGCGGAAAAATACGGCGCGATGGTCATGGTGGACGACAGCCATGCGGTCGGTTTCGTCGGAAAACACGGCCGGGGCTCGGCGGAACATTGCGGGGTCGAAGGCCGGGTCGATATCATCACCGGCACGCTCGGCAAGGCGCTCGGCGGCGCCTCGGGCGGCTATACGTCGGGCAAGCGGGAAGTGGTCGAATGGCTGCGCCAGCGCTCGCGGCCCTATCTCTTTTCCAATACGCTCGCCCCGGTCATCGCGGCCGCCTCGCTGAAGGTCTTCGATCTCATCGACAATGGCGACGCGCTCCGCAAGCGGCTTTATGCCAATGCCGATCTCTTCCGCGCCGAGATGACGAAGCTCGGCTTCACGCTTGCGGGCGAGGGGCATCCGATCATTCCCGTCATGCTCGGCGACGCGAGCCTTGCACAGGACATGGCGAGCCGCATGCTGGCGAAGGGCGTCTATGTCATCGGCTTTTCCTTCCCCGTCGTGCCGCGCGGCCAGGCGCGTATCCGCACTCAGATGTCGGCCGCCCATGGCGAGGCGGATGTTCGCAGGGCGATCGATGTCTTCGCCGAAGTCGGGCGCGAACTGGGCGTCATTTGA